The genomic segment CGGAGGTTTGAAAGTCAGGTGAAGAATCGCTCCTTTCGGAATTTTTTTCAAGGGAGGAGCGTTTTTAAAGGCCCGGCTGCGGCGTTACCCCGGGAGGAAAAGATGCGAAGGACAAGAGGGGCTTTTCTACGGGCTGCCCAATCTGTTAAGCTAAACGATTAACGGTTTTCGGCAAATATTGAACGCATGCGTGAGGATTGAAGATGGCCGGTCACAGTAAATGGGCTAACATAAGGCACAGAAAAGGGCGCGAAGACGCCAAAAGAGGCAAGGTTTTCGCAAAGATAGCGAAGGAGATAGTCGTTGCCGCGAAGATCGGCGGGGGCGACCCGGACGGCAACCCGCGCCTTCGCACCGCGATAGACAAGGGCCGCGAGCAGAACATGCCCAAGGACAACATCCAGCGGGCGATAGCCAAGGGCACCGGCGACAGCGGCGGGGCGAGCTACGAGACTATCTACTACGAGGGGTACGGCCCCGGCGGCGTCGCGGTCTTCGTGGAATCCCTCACCGACAACAAGAACCGCACCGTCTCCGACGTGCGCCACGCCTTCTCCAAGTGCAACGGCAATCTCGGCACCTCCGGCTCGGTCGGCTACCTCTTCGAGAACAAGGGACTAATCCTCGTGCCCAAGTCGGTCGAGGAAGACAAGATCATGGAGGTAGCCCTCGAAGCCGGAGCGCTGGACGTGCAGGAAGCTGGCGACCAGTGGGAGGTGACCACCTCTCCCACCGATTACCACGCGGTGCGCTCGGCCATCGAGGCCGCGAAAATTCCGATCGATTCGGGCGAGCTTACGATGATCCCGACTACCACCGTCAGCATCTCCGGCAAGGACGCCATCAACATGATGAAGCTGATGGACATGCTGGAGGACAACGACGACGTGCAGAACGTCTACGCCAACTTCGACATAGACGATTCGGAGCTGGAAAGCATAACCGGGTGATGATCCGCGTCCTGGGCATCGATCCCGGCTCCCGCGTCACCGGCTGGGGCGTTGTGGAGTTCGAGGGGAACCGCCTGGCGTGGGTCGGCCACGGAGAGATAAAGACCAAATCCGAAGATCCTCTTCCGGCCAGGCTTTTAAAGATACGCAGGGGGCTTCTGGAGGTGCTCGGCAGGTTCGAGCCGAACGAGGCGGGGGTCGAATCGATCTTTACCGCGAAGAATGCACTCTCGGCGCTTAAGCTCGGCCATGCCCGCGGCGTGGCCCTCCTCTCCCTCGAAGAGAACGGAACTCCGATAACGGAATATTCCCCCCTGCAGGTGAAATCTTCGGTGGTGGGCTACGGCAGGGCGGAAAAGGAGCAGGTGCAGGAGATGGTGAGAAGGCTTTTGTGCCTCCCTGAAAAGCCGCCGGAGGATGCGGCCGACGCCCTCGCGGTTGCGATCTGCCACGGCAGGTCGCGCTCGACGACGCTCGCAATACTGGCGGGGGTCAGAAGATGATAGCCGCCCTCACCGGGAATCTCCTTCGCTCCACCGTGGGCGAGGCGGTGCTGGACGTAAACGGCGTCGGCTACCGCGTCTTTTTGCCCCTCTCGACCTACTCG from the bacterium genome contains:
- the ruvC gene encoding crossover junction endodeoxyribonuclease RuvC, yielding MRVLGIDPGSRVTGWGVVEFEGNRLAWVGHGEIKTKSEDPLPARLLKIRRGLLEVLGRFEPNEAGVESIFTAKNALSALKLGHARGVALLSLEENGTPITEYSPLQVKSSVVGYGRAEKEQVQEMVRRLLCLPEKPPEDAADALAVAICHGRSRSTTLAILAGVRR
- a CDS encoding YebC/PmpR family DNA-binding transcriptional regulator — protein: MAGHSKWANIRHRKGREDAKRGKVFAKIAKEIVVAAKIGGGDPDGNPRLRTAIDKGREQNMPKDNIQRAIAKGTGDSGGASYETIYYEGYGPGGVAVFVESLTDNKNRTVSDVRHAFSKCNGNLGTSGSVGYLFENKGLILVPKSVEEDKIMEVALEAGALDVQEAGDQWEVTTSPTDYHAVRSAIEAAKIPIDSGELTMIPTTTVSISGKDAINMMKLMDMLEDNDDVQNVYANFDIDDSELESITG